One Spiroplasma endosymbiont of Cantharis nigra DNA segment encodes these proteins:
- a CDS encoding DegV family protein — protein sequence MKIGILVDSSTGFIPEEHNTKLIRVIPLHLIVNNKDDYFDTPEVIKKNDLMKVLAGNNRTTTSQASPGELMEKYDEMLKEFDHIIHLTIPSNLSGMHQTAVMLANEDDYKGKVTIIKHFIAANCAQLLALKFEEMILSGINEPSKFQEETDKWAKDSWTAIIPSDLKKFAEGGRANSLLIAILKFMKTKVSIQWLEKPKKIGMGRTYKAVLDKMTTALKKEMKSEYELLLVSLDEINNKIIEQIKNYLKENEFEFKEAKVPTVFPWHAGIDTIALIAIKKSLLPKKIK from the coding sequence ATGAAAATAGGAATATTAGTAGATAGTTCTACTGGTTTCATTCCAGAAGAGCATAATACAAAACTTATAAGGGTAATACCGTTACATTTAATTGTTAACAACAAAGATGATTATTTTGATACACCAGAAGTTATTAAAAAAAATGACTTAATGAAAGTCTTAGCAGGTAATAACCGTACAACAACAAGTCAAGCATCACCAGGAGAATTAATGGAAAAATATGATGAAATGTTAAAAGAATTTGATCATATAATTCATTTAACAATTCCTTCAAACTTATCTGGTATGCATCAAACTGCTGTGATGCTAGCAAATGAAGATGACTATAAAGGAAAAGTTACAATTATTAAACATTTTATTGCAGCTAACTGCGCACAATTATTAGCTTTAAAATTTGAAGAAATGATTTTATCTGGAATTAATGAACCTTCAAAATTTCAAGAAGAAACAGATAAATGAGCTAAAGACTCTTGAACTGCAATCATACCAAGTGATTTAAAAAAATTTGCTGAAGGTGGTCGTGCAAATTCTTTACTAATAGCAATTTTAAAATTTATGAAAACAAAAGTTTCAATTCAATGATTAGAAAAACCTAAAAAAATCGGAATGGGAAGAACTTACAAAGCAGTATTAGATAAAATGACGACTGCTTTAAAAAAAGAAATGAAAAGTGAATATGAATTACTTCTTGTTTCACTAGACGAAATAAATAATAAAATAATTGAACAAATAAAAAATTATTTAAAGGAAAATGAATTTGAGTTTAAGGAAGCTAAAGTACCTACTGTGTTTCCTTGACATGCAGGTATTGATACAATAGCACTTATAGCAATTAAAAAATCATTACTACCTAAAAAAATAAAATAA
- the ytpR gene encoding YtpR family tRNA-binding protein, whose product MKLFIKYIKNFSTISVILSNKKITRTEKDLHSAILFHDKEIVGFNIFNFKSNKAFYLEDKNLKRKVRPILKKYLGDFKLERQFIIAKITECEKIPETHLSKCKVNIGKKEIQIICGAKNARKNIYTTLATVGSWMPDGIQIKPGKLKGFDSFGMLCSAKELEIDNEKYNNEGIMEWEVDDSYIGKSIWEVLNEK is encoded by the coding sequence ATGAAATTATTTATAAAGTATATTAAAAATTTTAGTACAATAAGTGTTATTTTGAGCAATAAAAAAATTACTAGAACTGAAAAAGATCTACACTCAGCAATTTTATTTCATGATAAAGAAATTGTTGGTTTCAATATATTTAATTTCAAATCTAATAAAGCATTTTATTTAGAAGATAAGAACTTAAAAAGAAAAGTAAGACCAATTTTAAAAAAATATTTAGGAGATTTTAAACTTGAGAGACAGTTTATTATTGCTAAAATAACTGAATGTGAAAAGATTCCTGAAACTCATCTATCAAAGTGTAAAGTTAATATTGGAAAAAAAGAAATTCAAATTATTTGCGGAGCTAAAAACGCAAGAAAAAATATTTATACAACATTGGCTACAGTTGGTTCTTGAATGCCTGATGGAATTCAAATTAAACCCGGAAAACTTAAAGGTTTTGACTCATTTGGAATGTTATGTTCAGCAAAGGAATTAGAAATTGATAATGAGAAATATAATAATGAAGGAATTATGGAATGAGAAGTTGATGATTCATATATTGGTAAATCAATTTGAGAGGTTTTAAATGAAAAATAA
- a CDS encoding DegV family protein: MKIAVITDSSCGINDINSIKDLYLVPLMITKEDGEQIADDESFKPDDFYSLNDSQLLKTSQSIPGIMMEKWDELLKEYDQVVCLLLSKGLSGQYNTCKMLSNEDDYKGKVFVIDTNGVSIILKKQVHWVLQLIKEGKNAQEISDLIEKANKDFRVFIIPKSLNQLVRGGRISKAAAGLAKFLKITPILKYDGEIDKHGKTRTFKKAIEEALAALKQFSTKDTIDISYSRIDEETLNMVKEAAINLGFKLGFLDEMPNTITCHTGRETFALGIWK; this comes from the coding sequence ATGAAAATAGCTGTAATTACTGACTCGTCGTGTGGAATTAATGATATAAATAGTATTAAAGATCTTTATCTAGTGCCATTAATGATTACTAAAGAAGATGGAGAACAAATAGCTGATGACGAATCTTTTAAACCAGATGACTTTTATAGTTTAAATGATTCACAGCTATTAAAAACTTCACAATCTATTCCAGGTATAATGATGGAAAAATGAGATGAATTATTAAAGGAATATGACCAAGTTGTATGTCTATTACTTTCAAAAGGCCTTTCAGGACAATATAATACCTGCAAAATGTTATCAAATGAAGATGATTATAAAGGAAAAGTATTTGTAATTGATACAAATGGAGTAAGTATAATTTTAAAAAAACAAGTACATTGAGTTTTACAATTAATTAAAGAAGGAAAAAATGCGCAAGAAATATCTGATTTAATAGAAAAAGCAAATAAGGATTTTAGAGTATTTATCATTCCTAAATCATTAAATCAATTAGTTAGAGGTGGCAGAATTAGTAAGGCGGCGGCTGGACTTGCAAAGTTCTTAAAAATTACACCAATATTAAAATACGATGGAGAAATTGATAAACATGGTAAAACTAGAACTTTCAAAAAAGCAATTGAAGAAGCACTGGCAGCTTTAAAACAATTTAGTACTAAAGATACAATAGATATTTCTTACTCAAGAATTGATGAAGAAACATTAAATATGGTAAAGGAAGCAGCAATAAATTTAGGATTTAAACTTGGCTTTTTAGACGAAATGCCAAATACTATTACTTGTCATACAGGTAGAGAAACATTCGCATTAGGAATATGAAAATAA
- a CDS encoding DegV family protein — MKIAILIDSSCGIKNTKDYKDLYLVPLMITKEDGKQIADDEKLSTDDFYKLNDSQLLKTSQSIPGDVMTKWDELLKEYDQVVCLLLSKGLSGQFNTFRMFSQEEKYINKIHVIDNNGVSIVIKRQLELVQTLIQEGKTGEEIKDIIEKYYNDIHGYIIPKSLVQLVRGGRISKAAAGLAKILKITPILKYNGEIDKQGKTRTFKKAVEEALRLLKVLYPENKKIDISFSRTDEETINLVKKIVTEAGYEIGLLDDLANTIICHTGRETFAFMPFQIWGEKLWK; from the coding sequence ATGAAAATTGCAATTTTAATTGATTCTTCTTGTGGAATAAAGAATACTAAAGATTATAAAGACCTGTATTTAGTTCCACTAATGATCACAAAAGAAGATGGAAAACAAATAGCTGATGATGAAAAATTGAGTACAGATGATTTTTATAAATTAAATGATTCACAACTTTTAAAAACTTCTCAGTCAATTCCAGGTGATGTTATGACAAAATGAGACGAATTATTAAAGGAATATGACCAAGTTGTTTGTTTATTACTTTCAAAAGGTCTTTCAGGACAATTTAATACATTCAGAATGTTTTCTCAAGAAGAAAAATATATAAATAAAATACACGTAATTGACAATAATGGTGTAAGTATCGTTATTAAACGTCAATTAGAATTAGTTCAAACACTAATTCAAGAAGGTAAAACTGGAGAAGAAATTAAAGATATTATTGAAAAATATTATAATGATATACACGGTTATATCATTCCTAAGTCTCTTGTTCAATTAGTTAGAGGTGGCAGAATTAGTAAAGCTGCTGCTGGACTTGCCAAAATATTGAAAATAACTCCAATTCTAAAATACAATGGAGAAATTGATAAGCAAGGTAAAACTAGAACTTTCAAAAAAGCTGTCGAAGAAGCATTAAGATTATTAAAAGTACTTTATCCTGAGAATAAGAAAATAGATATTTCTTTTTCAAGAACCGATGAAGAGACTATCAATCTTGTTAAAAAAATAGTAACAGAAGCCGGTTATGAAATTGGATTATTAGATGATCTAGCAAATACAATTATTTGTCATACTGGTAGAGAAACGTTTGCTTTTATGCCGTTTCAAATATGAGGAGAGAAACTATGAAAATAG
- a CDS encoding nicotinate phosphoribosyltransferase: MKNKFNIDLRIFEDYYSADYFKKTREILNKFKPNQLVTMQWFQRKENTVICGIEIIKEILKLSNIKNLIVEAVEEGEIVNSLEPVLKITGKYSDFAHFEGLFDGILSRASTVATNARNISIAANGKKVLNMNDRMDYYTNQQIDGYASSIGGIKNLVTYASFEYLEEETILNGTMPHALIASFNGDLIAATKAYKEVFPNNDLVVLVDYNNDCINDSIMVCNHFKNEITALRLDTSSNLVDKSLANIKEKDNELHGVNPTLVKMLREKLDLNGHQDVKIIVSSGFDENKISYFEKNKAPVDIYGVGDAITKNKIGFTGDIVLIDGKKQSKFGRENAFSNKIKSIKYR, from the coding sequence ATGAAAAATAAGTTTAACATTGATTTAAGAATATTTGAAGATTACTATTCAGCTGATTATTTTAAAAAAACTAGAGAGATTCTTAATAAATTTAAACCTAATCAATTAGTTACAATGCAATGGTTTCAAAGAAAAGAAAACACAGTGATTTGTGGTATTGAAATAATAAAAGAAATTTTAAAATTATCTAATATTAAAAATCTTATTGTTGAAGCTGTTGAAGAAGGAGAAATTGTAAATTCTCTAGAACCTGTTTTAAAAATAACAGGTAAGTATAGTGATTTTGCACATTTTGAAGGTCTTTTTGATGGAATTCTTTCAAGAGCTTCTACTGTTGCAACAAATGCAAGAAATATCTCAATTGCTGCAAATGGTAAAAAGGTTTTAAATATGAATGATAGAATGGATTATTATACAAATCAACAAATTGATGGTTATGCTTCTTCAATTGGAGGAATTAAAAACTTGGTAACATATGCATCTTTTGAGTATTTGGAAGAAGAAACAATTCTAAATGGAACAATGCCTCATGCATTAATTGCATCATTTAATGGAGATTTGATTGCTGCTACTAAGGCTTATAAAGAGGTTTTTCCTAATAATGACTTAGTTGTGCTTGTTGACTATAATAATGATTGTATAAATGATTCTATAATGGTTTGTAATCACTTTAAAAATGAAATTACGGCGTTAAGATTGGATACTTCTTCAAATTTAGTAGATAAGTCATTAGCAAATATAAAAGAAAAGGATAATGAGCTTCATGGAGTCAATCCTACATTAGTAAAAATGCTAAGAGAAAAATTAGATTTAAATGGTCATCAAGATGTAAAAATTATTGTTTCTTCAGGATTTGATGAAAATAAAATTAGTTATTTTGAAAAAAATAAGGCTCCTGTAGACATTTATGGTGTAGGAGACGCTATTACCAAAAATAAAATTGGCTTTACAGGTGATATTGTATTAATTGATGGTAAAAAACAATCTAAATTTGGTAGAGAAAATGCCTTTTCAAACAAGATAAAAAGTATAAAATATAGGTAA